A genomic region of Methanobacterium formicicum contains the following coding sequences:
- a CDS encoding KH domain-containing protein: protein MVLPICDVCLKSGMLCQGCENKLKTGEISQLDLDIAKILYRVGDGKIGYKRTIEIGDVVIIITEKDQVGKLIGKGGKIVREISKTLERKIRVVGEDSDFKAVATDILAPARISGINIVYGKDGEQRYKIRVRGEDARRLPAKLDVLNSIIQELTGEKTLLVIDRNN, encoded by the coding sequence ATGGTTTTACCAATATGCGATGTCTGTTTAAAAAGCGGAATGTTATGTCAAGGTTGTGAGAATAAGCTGAAAACAGGAGAGATAAGTCAGCTTGACTTGGACATTGCAAAAATCCTCTACCGGGTGGGTGATGGTAAGATTGGTTACAAGAGAACCATAGAAATCGGAGACGTGGTTATCATCATCACCGAGAAAGATCAGGTGGGTAAACTCATTGGTAAGGGCGGTAAAATAGTAAGAGAAATATCCAAAACCCTGGAGAGAAAGATAAGGGTGGTTGGAGAGGACTCGGACTTTAAGGCCGTGGCCACTGATATACTAGCCCCTGCCCGTATTTCAGGTATTAACATAGTCTACGGTAAAGACGGAGAACAGAGATACAAGATACGGGTAAGAGGGGAAGACGCCCGAAGATTACCTGCCAAACTGGACGTTTTAAACAGCATAATCCAGGAATTAACCGGGGAGAAAACCTTGCTGGTCATTGACCGCAACAATTAA
- a CDS encoding PsbP-related protein, with amino-acid sequence MNKIIPIVAAVVILLVVAVSGCVTNEDKNNQTNSYSANGVSFQYPHSWGVATLSSPNGVVAVGDPNTVVNGNPTTSVVIQKANATASSGLKYAYDQNYANFFNNTGKTKVSEAQLTLNGATVYENVYTSSEEGVAKKYRAVWLQKGSTIYVILCSARTEAYDSQQTNFDLVINSFQAS; translated from the coding sequence ATGAATAAAATCATTCCCATAGTGGCTGCTGTAGTTATCCTCCTGGTGGTCGCGGTTTCCGGGTGTGTTACCAATGAGGATAAAAATAACCAGACCAACAGTTACTCGGCCAACGGTGTTTCTTTCCAGTACCCCCACTCCTGGGGAGTGGCCACTTTAAGCTCACCCAATGGTGTGGTAGCAGTGGGAGACCCCAATACTGTGGTTAACGGAAACCCCACCACCTCGGTGGTAATCCAGAAAGCTAATGCCACTGCATCTTCTGGACTTAAATATGCGTACGACCAGAACTACGCCAACTTCTTCAACAACACGGGAAAAACCAAGGTTTCCGAGGCCCAGCTCACCTTGAACGGGGCTACGGTCTATGAAAACGTGTACACCTCCTCGGAAGAAGGGGTGGCCAAGAAGTACCGGGCAGTGTGGCTGCAGAAGGGCAGCACCATCTACGTGATACTGTGCAGTGCCCGAACCGAAGCCTACGATTCCCAGCAGACTAACTTCGACCTGGTGATAAACAGCTTCCAGGCATCTTAG
- the pheA gene encoding prephenate dehydratase, translating into MKIGYFGPAGTFTEEAASQREGELVPYSTIPEVFEAVHSGEVDQGVVPIENSIEGSVGVTLDLLAHQYLLKIKGEIILPISHNLLINPDAELEDIEVVYSHYQPLSQCRLFLEKMGVRTQATRSTAAAAGMIKDNKWAGAIGTRRAAQLYGLKIAAEDIQDHENNMTRFVVIEQEDHAPTGKDKTSVVLCLSQDRPGGLYQILGEFAGEDINLTKIESRPSKEKLGSYIFFVDMEGHHKDLKIMKVINRVRSKVGYIKILGSYPQEGDD; encoded by the coding sequence ATGAAAATAGGATATTTTGGACCGGCAGGAACCTTCACTGAGGAAGCAGCATCCCAACGGGAGGGTGAACTGGTACCCTACTCCACCATACCCGAAGTGTTTGAGGCAGTGCACAGTGGTGAAGTGGACCAGGGAGTGGTACCTATAGAAAACTCCATCGAAGGCTCGGTGGGAGTCACCCTGGATCTGTTGGCCCACCAGTACCTCCTCAAGATCAAAGGGGAAATAATACTCCCCATAAGTCACAACCTCCTCATCAATCCAGATGCAGAATTAGAAGATATAGAAGTGGTTTATTCTCATTACCAACCATTATCGCAGTGTCGCCTGTTTTTAGAAAAGATGGGAGTGCGAACCCAGGCCACCCGGAGCACTGCCGCTGCTGCCGGGATGATAAAGGATAATAAATGGGCAGGGGCCATTGGAACCCGGCGGGCAGCCCAGCTATATGGTCTTAAAATAGCAGCAGAGGATATACAGGACCATGAAAATAACATGACCCGCTTCGTGGTCATAGAACAGGAGGACCATGCCCCCACCGGGAAGGATAAAACATCAGTGGTTCTGTGCCTTTCCCAGGACCGTCCCGGGGGCCTGTATCAAATACTGGGAGAATTTGCCGGTGAAGACATAAACCTGACCAAGATCGAGTCCCGGCCATCCAAGGAAAAACTGGGAAGCTACATCTTCTTTGTGGATATGGAAGGCCACCATAAGGATTTAAAAATCATGAAGGTTATAAATAGGGTACGATCAAAGGTAGGATACATAAAGATTTTAGGATCATATCCTCAGGAAGGAGATGATTAA